A region of Gracilinanus agilis isolate LMUSP501 chromosome 3, AgileGrace, whole genome shotgun sequence DNA encodes the following proteins:
- the LOC123241317 gene encoding olfactory receptor 8D1-like: MASLNHSTVTMFILEGLTDQPELQVFLFILFLGIYVVTVVGNLGMILLIAIGPQLQSPMYYFLSNLSFVDLCYSSAITPKLLVNFVGDKNITSYNDCMTQLFFFCFFIVSECYMLTAMAYDRYVAICRPLLYNVIMSPRVCSFLVMGVYTMGTFTTLVNTTCMVRLSFCGPNVIKHYFCDIIPLLKLSCSSTYLNELLLMIIGTFNVFSTTVAIFISYAFILTSILSIQSAEGRSKAFSTCSSHLAAVAIFYSTIIFMYLKPSSKNSMTQEKVASVFYTTVIPMLNPLIYSLRNRDVKDSMRVTFQEKELAYPVFWRESRTLLDVDAITSYLLVARS, from the exons ATGGCTTCATTAAATCATTCTACAGTAACCATGTTTATCTTAGAGGGATTAACAGACCAGCCAGAGCTCCAAGTCTTCCTCTTTATCTTATTCCTGGGAATCTATGTTGTCACTGTTGTAGGAAACCTGGGCATgatcctactaattgctattggCCCTCAGCTACAGTCTCCAATGTACTACTTCCTCAGCAACCTGTCCTTTGTGGATCTCTGCTACTCCTCAGCCATTACTCCTAAACTCTTGGTAAATTTTGTAGGAGATAAAAACATCACATCCTACAATGACTGTATGACacaactttttttcttctgtttttttattgtttctgaaTGCTACATGCTAACAGCCATGGCCTACGATCGTTATGTTGCCATTTGTCGCCCACTGCTTTATAATGTCATCATGTCTCCACGTGTCTGCTCCTTTTTGGTAATGGGGGTATATACTATGGGTACCTTTACCACTCTGGTTAATACAACTTGCATGGTCAGATTGTCTTTTTGTGGTCCTAATGTTATTAAACATTATTTCTGTGACATCATACCCCTTCTGAAGCTTTCCTGCTCTAGCACCTATCTCAATGAGCTTCTTTTGATGATTATTGGTACATTCAATGTATTTTCAACAACTGTTGCCATATTCATCTCTTATGCTTTCATCCTAACCAGCATCCTTAGCATTCAGTCTGCTGAAGGAAGGTCTAAAGCCTTCAGTACCTGCAGCTCCCACCTGGCAGCTGTTGCTATCTTTTATAGCACCATTATTTTCATGTATCTTAAGCCATCATCAAAAAATAGCATGACTCAGGAGAAGGTAGCCTCGGTATTTTATACCACAGTTATCCCCATGTTGAATCCTCTAATCTACAGCCTGAGGAATAGGGATGTGAAGGAT TCTATGAGGGTCACCTTTCAGGAAAAAGAACTAGCTTACCCTGTGTTTTGGAGGGAGAGCAGAACTCTGTTAGATGTTGATGCTATCACATCCTACCTCCTTGTAGCAAGGTCCTGA